From one Chryseobacterium sp. 3008163 genomic stretch:
- a CDS encoding DNA topoisomerase IV subunit B has protein sequence MSQEINPVYSEDNIRTLDWQEHIRLRPGMYIGKLGDGSSADDGIYILLKEILDNSIDEFRMKSGKRIEIKVDDGKVTIRDFGRGIPLGKVVDAVSKMNTGGKYDSKAFKKSVGLNGVGTKAVNALSDYFRVRSFREGKMKMAEFSRGIITEDHDEKDTSDRNGTEISFVPDADIFLHFKYRKEYIARMLRNYSYLNPGLKIIFNGETFFSENGLKDLLEEELESDVLYPIIHLRDNDIELAVTHTDKSQTETYFSFVNGQNTTQGGTHLNAFREAYVKTIREYFNKNFDASDIRKSIVAAISISVEEPVFESQTKTKLGSNDIGPNGPTVRIFIIDFLKSKLDNFLHKNPEIAEAIQRKILISERERKELSGIQKLARERAKKVSLHNKKLRDCRQHYNDQKAERKAETQIFITEGDSASGSITKSRDVETQAVFSLKGKPLNCYGLTKKVVYENEEFNLLQAALNIEESLEDLRYNQVIIATDADVDGMHIRLLMITFFLQFFPDVIKNGHLYILQTPLFRVRNKKETRYCYSELERIKALNELGKNPEITRFKGLGEISPDEFKNFIGKDIRLEPVVLGKDQTIEQLLEFYMGKNTPDRQIFILENLVVEDSNISDKEILTEAE, from the coding sequence ATGTCACAAGAAATAAACCCTGTATATTCCGAAGATAACATCAGAACCCTCGATTGGCAGGAGCATATTCGTTTACGTCCCGGTATGTACATCGGGAAGTTGGGCGATGGCTCGTCTGCGGATGATGGTATCTATATTTTGCTGAAAGAAATTCTCGATAACTCGATTGATGAGTTCAGAATGAAATCAGGTAAAAGAATTGAAATAAAAGTCGACGACGGAAAAGTTACGATTCGTGATTTTGGTCGTGGAATTCCGTTAGGAAAAGTCGTTGATGCCGTTTCAAAAATGAATACCGGTGGTAAATACGACAGCAAAGCCTTCAAAAAATCAGTAGGTTTAAATGGTGTCGGAACGAAAGCGGTAAATGCCCTTTCAGATTATTTCCGTGTAAGATCTTTCCGTGAAGGGAAGATGAAAATGGCTGAGTTCTCAAGAGGAATTATCACTGAAGATCATGACGAAAAAGATACTTCTGACAGAAACGGAACAGAAATTTCCTTTGTTCCTGACGCGGATATTTTCCTTCATTTCAAATATCGAAAAGAGTATATCGCAAGAATGCTCCGCAATTATTCTTATCTGAATCCCGGACTGAAAATTATTTTTAACGGTGAAACTTTCTTTTCTGAAAACGGTCTTAAAGATTTGTTGGAAGAAGAATTGGAGAGCGATGTGCTATATCCTATCATTCACCTAAGAGATAATGATATCGAACTGGCAGTAACGCATACTGATAAATCGCAGACAGAAACGTATTTCTCATTCGTTAACGGACAAAATACAACGCAGGGAGGGACGCATTTAAACGCATTCCGTGAAGCGTATGTAAAAACAATCCGTGAGTATTTTAATAAAAACTTTGATGCTTCAGATATCAGAAAATCTATAGTTGCGGCAATTTCCATTAGCGTAGAAGAACCTGTTTTCGAATCTCAGACGAAAACAAAATTAGGTTCCAACGATATTGGCCCCAATGGCCCGACGGTGAGAATTTTCATAATCGATTTTCTAAAAAGTAAATTAGATAATTTTCTTCATAAAAATCCTGAGATTGCTGAGGCAATTCAGAGAAAAATTTTAATCTCAGAAAGAGAAAGAAAAGAGCTTTCGGGAATTCAGAAATTAGCAAGAGAAAGAGCGAAAAAAGTTTCGCTTCACAATAAAAAGCTACGTGACTGCAGACAGCATTACAACGATCAGAAAGCCGAAAGAAAAGCTGAAACACAAATCTTCATTACCGAAGGAGATTCTGCATCAGGATCCATCACAAAATCAAGAGATGTTGAGACGCAGGCTGTATTTTCTTTAAAAGGTAAACCATTGAACTGTTATGGTTTAACAAAGAAAGTAGTGTACGAAAATGAGGAATTTAACCTTCTTCAGGCAGCTTTAAATATCGAAGAAAGTCTTGAAGATTTAAGATACAATCAAGTAATTATAGCAACCGATGCCGATGTAGACGGAATGCACATCAGACTTTTGATGATTACGTTCTTCCTTCAGTTTTTTCCTGATGTGATTAAAAATGGACATTTATACATTCTTCAAACCCCATTATTCAGAGTTAGAAATAAAAAGGAAACGAGATATTGCTATTCTGAATTGGAAAGAATAAAAGCATTAAACGAATTAGGTAAAAATCCTGAGATTACCCGATTCAAAGGTTTAGGGGAAATTTCACCGGATGAATTTAAAAATTTCATTGGAAAAGATATTCGTTTAGAGCCCGTTGTTCTTGGAAAAGACCAGACCATCGAACAGTTGTTAGAATTCTATATGGGAAAAAATACTCCCGATCGACAGATTTTTATTCTTGAAAATCTCGTGGTAGAAGATTCTAACATCAGCGATAAAGAAATTCTAACTGAAGCAGAATGA
- a CDS encoding CPBP family intramembrane glutamic endopeptidase, whose product MSLNGKYAVGTALTFVLLALSMLYSIPLINLFFNFKTLTAELFFYNRLSLWLVLILVLLYNFFIENRSFFAWEDKKHSFTFYISAIISLYLICAFGGGLLNAIIMTLTDEKISARLVQLSSVFKNNYFLIVFTCLTAAVIEELLMRAYIQPRIEKIYNSPVLGVVVSALLFGILHSTYGTIAQVVVPFFIGIIFAMFYKLYSNIKILIITHFLFDFVSLMLMNLIDFKQLSFF is encoded by the coding sequence ATGAGTCTCAACGGAAAATACGCTGTAGGCACTGCACTTACTTTTGTGCTGCTTGCTTTGTCAATGCTTTATTCAATTCCTTTAATCAATTTATTTTTCAATTTTAAAACTTTAACTGCTGAACTCTTTTTCTACAACAGGCTGTCTCTCTGGTTGGTTTTAATTCTTGTATTGCTTTATAATTTTTTCATAGAAAACAGATCATTCTTTGCTTGGGAAGACAAAAAGCATTCTTTTACATTTTATATTTCTGCGATTATTTCTCTGTATTTGATTTGTGCATTTGGTGGAGGGTTATTGAATGCAATCATCATGACTTTGACGGATGAAAAAATCAGCGCTCGATTGGTGCAGTTGAGTTCTGTTTTCAAAAACAATTATTTTCTTATCGTTTTCACATGTTTGACGGCAGCGGTGATTGAAGAATTATTGATGCGGGCTTACATTCAGCCAAGAATTGAAAAAATTTACAATAGCCCTGTTTTGGGAGTTGTGGTTTCTGCATTATTATTCGGAATTCTTCACAGTACATACGGAACCATTGCTCAGGTAGTAGTTCCTTTTTTTATCGGAATTATATTTGCGATGTTTTATAAATTATATTCCAATATTAAAATTTTAATCATCACTCATTTTCTGTTTGACTTTGTTTCTTTAATGTTGATGAATTTGATTGATTTTAAACAGTTATCATTCTTTTAA
- a CDS encoding helix-turn-helix domain-containing protein, giving the protein MHTELNNFTVILIYGSLVLLSFFKLTNPLNVNKKPNLWFGIFLFLWSTFWLDEILSLITHSEIQIHTLFFVNFIQFFTPIVFYFSVLFYTNPSFKFKNTDCKYLILPFIFFVNLLFLRLEIYKSDREVLEVLNYIFISLILFQALFYTSLSYFTIRKHQKKIQNFSSNTEEINLNWLEYIILIIFMVSLVFVVYNLFYNSTSLNIFINLIFLAVIYFIAYYSLKQKEIYPLEEKQREELISIPDIETEELKRKLIPDEELMRIKNLLDHLMITQQPYLDSELNLIKLSELVSVSTHHLSYVINAGFQKNFFQYVNEYRIEYAKKLLKDHSSKLSILGIAYESGFNSKTSFNTTFKKITGITPSEFKKTSSDL; this is encoded by the coding sequence ATGCACACAGAATTAAATAACTTCACTGTTATCCTTATTTACGGTTCATTGGTTTTGTTGTCTTTTTTTAAGCTGACCAATCCTTTAAATGTCAATAAAAAACCAAATTTATGGTTCGGAATCTTTCTTTTTCTGTGGTCGACTTTTTGGCTTGATGAAATATTGTCATTAATAACGCATTCGGAAATACAGATTCACACTTTATTTTTTGTCAATTTTATACAGTTTTTTACTCCAATTGTATTTTATTTCAGTGTTCTTTTTTATACTAATCCTTCTTTTAAATTTAAAAATACTGACTGTAAATACCTTATTCTTCCTTTTATTTTCTTTGTTAATCTTTTATTTTTAAGATTAGAAATTTATAAAAGTGATCGTGAGGTATTAGAGGTTTTAAATTATATTTTCATCAGTTTGATTTTATTTCAGGCTTTGTTTTACACCAGTCTTTCATATTTTACGATAAGAAAGCATCAGAAAAAAATTCAGAATTTCTCATCCAATACTGAGGAAATTAATTTAAATTGGTTAGAGTATATTATTCTTATTATATTCATGGTAAGTCTTGTTTTTGTGGTGTACAATCTTTTCTACAACTCCACTTCGCTAAATATTTTTATAAATTTGATTTTTTTAGCCGTTATTTATTTTATTGCATATTATTCTCTGAAGCAAAAAGAGATTTATCCTTTAGAAGAAAAACAAAGGGAAGAACTGATCTCAATTCCTGATATTGAGACGGAAGAATTAAAGAGGAAACTTATTCCTGATGAAGAGCTGATGAGAATTAAAAATCTTTTGGATCACCTTATGATAACTCAACAGCCATATCTTGATAGTGAGCTTAATCTCATCAAGCTTTCTGAACTGGTTTCGGTTTCTACACATCATTTATCTTATGTGATCAATGCAGGTTTTCAAAAGAATTTCTTCCAATATGTGAATGAATACAGAATTGAATATGCCAAAAAACTTCTAAAAGATCATTCTTCAAAACTTTCGATTCTCGGTATTGCCTACGAATCAGGATTCAATTCTAAAACATCTTTCAACACCACTTTCAAAAAAATCACAGGAATTACACCTTCAGAGTTTAAAAAAACAAGTTCAGACTTATAA
- the yaaA gene encoding peroxide stress protein YaaA, translating to MKIVTSPAKLMNTENSTDFLRSTSPKFIEEAEFIHSFLKHKSPKYLSELMEISPKLADENWERNQKWKAKPSAKESAPAMFAFTGEVYRGLDAKTLDKKAIDYLQKNYRILSGLYGLLKPSDKVMLYRLEMGRPFEFDEYKNLYSFWTEKVTEQLNSEMKKNEPLLFLCSNEYGKVIDRKKLNHKVIDFEFYELREGKLKTIVVYTKHARGLVVRFCAETQAKTLNDVKAFNYEGYRIDEEKSTDTKLVFTR from the coding sequence ATGAAAATCGTAACATCACCTGCAAAATTGATGAACACAGAAAACTCAACAGATTTCTTGAGAAGCACCAGCCCGAAATTCATTGAAGAAGCGGAATTCATCCATTCTTTTTTAAAACATAAATCTCCAAAATATCTTTCTGAACTGATGGAAATCTCGCCAAAACTGGCAGATGAAAACTGGGAAAGAAATCAAAAATGGAAAGCAAAACCCAGCGCAAAAGAATCTGCTCCAGCAATGTTTGCCTTTACAGGAGAAGTTTACAGAGGATTAGATGCGAAAACTTTAGATAAAAAAGCAATAGATTATCTTCAGAAAAATTACAGAATACTTTCCGGATTGTATGGTTTGCTTAAACCTTCCGACAAGGTAATGTTGTATCGACTGGAAATGGGAAGACCATTTGAATTTGATGAATACAAAAATCTCTACAGCTTCTGGACTGAAAAAGTGACAGAACAGCTTAATTCTGAAATGAAAAAGAACGAACCTCTTCTCTTTTTATGCAGCAATGAGTACGGAAAAGTGATCGACCGAAAAAAGCTCAACCACAAAGTCATTGATTTTGAGTTTTATGAATTGAGAGAAGGAAAACTCAAAACCATCGTAGTTTATACAAAACATGCGAGAGGTTTGGTCGTTAGATTCTGTGCAGAAACTCAAGCTAAAACATTGAATGATGTAAAGGCGTTCAACTATGAAGGTTACAGAATTGACGAAGAAAAATCTACGGATACTAAATTGGTTTTTACAAGATAA
- a CDS encoding rhomboid family intramembrane serine protease — translation MNIVILIIAITCIISYLALNDMRIFEKYKFNVGAILHRKEYIRLLSSGFLHADFIHLILNMYVLYMFSPAVMEDFGIIGFLIIYFASILLGNLFSLFIYKAQNWYSAIGASGGVAGIIFASVSLDPVLTKIGIIFLPPELSIPGYLFGFLYFGYSVYSMLKPRNGDNIGHAAHLGGAFFGLVYSVTVFPQLAMNNILYLGIMSLPLLYLSYEIFIKKRIG, via the coding sequence ATGAATATTGTAATACTTATTATTGCTATAACTTGTATCATTAGCTATCTTGCTTTAAACGATATGAGGATTTTCGAAAAATATAAATTTAATGTTGGAGCAATTCTTCATCGGAAAGAATATATAAGATTATTAAGTTCGGGATTTCTGCACGCAGACTTTATACATTTGATATTGAATATGTATGTGCTTTATATGTTCAGTCCAGCTGTAATGGAGGACTTTGGAATAATAGGTTTTTTGATTATTTATTTTGCATCTATCTTATTGGGAAATTTATTTTCATTATTTATCTACAAAGCACAAAATTGGTATTCAGCGATAGGTGCAAGTGGTGGGGTTGCAGGGATTATTTTTGCAAGTGTTTCTCTTGACCCTGTTCTTACAAAAATAGGAATTATTTTTCTGCCTCCTGAACTAAGTATTCCTGGTTATCTTTTTGGATTTTTATACTTCGGTTATTCGGTTTATAGTATGCTAAAACCTCGGAATGGAGATAATATAGGTCACGCAGCACATTTGGGAGGAGCATTTTTCGGGTTGGTGTATTCGGTCACAGTTTTCCCTCAATTAGCTATGAATAATATTTTGTATTTGGGAATTATGTCTTTACCACTTCTCTATTTATCTTACGAAATATTTATAAAGAAAAGAATAGGCTAA
- a CDS encoding L-threonylcarbamoyladenylate synthase, translating into MAKILRIYPDNPQENLINEVIKTLNNGGLIIYPSDTVYALGCNIFDIKAMEKLAQIKKQKLDKAKFSIICNDLSHLSDFTRPIDTSVFRFLKSHLPGPFTFILEANKALPLAYKNHKTVGIRVPDHPIPQLIVEKLGHPIASTSIKDDDEIIEYSTDPELIAEKYDHLVDIVIDSGYGDNVASTIVDLTSGEPEIIRQGKGEI; encoded by the coding sequence ATGGCAAAAATACTAAGAATTTATCCCGATAACCCTCAGGAAAACCTTATCAATGAGGTGATTAAAACCCTGAATAATGGCGGACTGATTATTTATCCGTCTGATACTGTTTATGCATTGGGCTGCAATATTTTTGATATTAAAGCCATGGAAAAGCTCGCTCAGATTAAAAAACAGAAACTTGATAAAGCAAAATTCTCGATTATCTGTAATGATCTCAGCCATCTTTCTGATTTTACAAGACCCATCGATACTTCAGTTTTCAGGTTTTTGAAGAGCCATCTTCCAGGTCCTTTCACTTTTATTTTAGAAGCTAATAAAGCACTGCCTTTAGCTTATAAAAATCACAAAACAGTTGGTATCAGAGTTCCGGATCATCCGATTCCTCAATTGATTGTTGAAAAGCTGGGACATCCGATTGCATCAACATCGATAAAAGATGATGATGAAATCATTGAATATTCTACAGACCCCGAATTGATTGCTGAGAAATATGATCATTTAGTGGATATTGTAATTGATTCCGGATATGGTGACAATGTTGCTTCTACAATTGTAGATTTGACATCAGGCGAGCCAGAAATAATCAGACAAGGAAAAGGAGAAATTTAG
- a CDS encoding DUF4180 domain-containing protein, which translates to MEIKSHKFHDINIAEIISDELIIKSEQDGLDLLGNLYYQGFDKIILYEKNIISEFFDLRTGLAGEILQKFSNYRMSLTIVGNFEKYQSKSLKQFILESNKTQHINFVENLDNALK; encoded by the coding sequence ATGGAAATTAAAAGCCACAAATTTCATGATATTAATATTGCTGAAATAATTTCAGATGAATTGATTATTAAATCAGAACAGGACGGTTTAGATCTTTTGGGAAACCTATATTATCAGGGGTTTGACAAGATTATTCTCTATGAGAAAAATATCATCTCTGAATTTTTTGATCTCAGAACAGGCCTTGCCGGAGAAATTTTACAAAAATTTTCCAATTACAGAATGAGTCTTACCATTGTAGGAAATTTTGAAAAATATCAAAGTAAAAGTCTAAAACAATTTATTCTCGAAAGCAATAAAACTCAGCATATTAATTTTGTCGAAAATTTAGATAATGCTCTGAAGTAA
- a CDS encoding methionine aminotransferase — MIQLPFSKLSNVGTTIFSQMTQLANENEAINLSQGFPDFMPDSELLDHVNHFIQKGFNQYAPMGGMIGLKEEIAKKIENSHQAVYHPDSEITITAGGTQAIFTTIATFVKKDDEVIIFEPAYDCYEPTVELFGGIVKRFEMKAPDYEIDWAAVKKLVSDKTKMIILNNPNNPSGKILKENDIQELIKIVKDTSILILSDEVYENIVYDGKEHLSICKYPELKERSLLVASFGKLFHVTGWKIGYCAAPKALTDEFRKIHQFNVFSVNTPIQMALAEYMKNDEHYLVLNQFFQEKRDFLRQGLANTSFELLDCEGTYFQALKYDKISDKSDFDFAQELTVTHKVASVPFSSFYKNKLNENVIRLCFAKKQETLERAIDNLAKL, encoded by the coding sequence ATGATACAACTTCCTTTTTCCAAGCTATCAAATGTAGGAACCACCATTTTCAGTCAGATGACACAATTGGCCAATGAAAATGAAGCCATCAATCTATCTCAGGGATTCCCGGATTTTATGCCAGATTCAGAATTGTTGGATCATGTTAATCATTTCATTCAAAAAGGCTTTAACCAATATGCTCCGATGGGCGGAATGATTGGTTTGAAAGAAGAAATTGCAAAGAAAATCGAGAACAGTCATCAGGCAGTTTATCATCCTGATTCAGAAATTACCATTACCGCAGGCGGAACACAGGCGATTTTTACAACGATTGCTACTTTCGTTAAAAAAGATGATGAAGTAATTATTTTCGAACCTGCCTATGATTGTTATGAACCAACCGTTGAACTTTTCGGAGGAATTGTAAAACGTTTTGAAATGAAAGCCCCAGATTATGAAATCGATTGGGCAGCGGTGAAAAAATTAGTTTCAGATAAAACAAAAATGATTATTCTGAACAATCCGAATAATCCATCAGGGAAGATTTTAAAAGAAAATGATATTCAGGAATTGATTAAAATCGTAAAAGACACTTCAATCCTGATTTTGAGTGATGAAGTATATGAAAATATCGTTTATGACGGAAAAGAACATTTAAGTATCTGCAAATATCCCGAATTGAAAGAAAGAAGTCTTTTAGTTGCGTCTTTCGGGAAACTTTTCCATGTCACCGGTTGGAAAATCGGATATTGTGCCGCTCCGAAAGCTTTAACAGATGAGTTCAGAAAAATTCATCAGTTCAATGTATTTTCAGTCAACACACCGATTCAAATGGCTTTGGCTGAATATATGAAAAATGATGAGCATTATCTTGTTTTGAATCAATTTTTCCAAGAAAAGAGGGATTTTTTAAGACAGGGTTTAGCAAATACTTCTTTTGAATTACTCGATTGTGAAGGAACGTATTTTCAGGCTTTGAAGTATGATAAAATCTCTGACAAATCTGATTTTGATTTTGCTCAGGAATTAACGGTTACCCATAAAGTTGCAAGCGTTCCGTTTTCATCTTTTTATAAAAATAAGCTGAATGAAAATGTGATCAGATTATGTTTTGCTAAGAAGCAGGAAACTCTGGAAAGAGCGATTGACAATCTAGCTAAATTATAA
- the prmC gene encoding peptide chain release factor N(5)-glutamine methyltransferase, whose amino-acid sequence MTISELKKYFKTELSELYTDSETDFLYSVFVEKNLGLNQIQQRMMSDQKLSDVNENQFQNILSELKTRKPYQHILGETEFYGMAFFVNENVLVPRPETEELLEMAIQKIQSSDFDVQGLKILDIGTGSGIIPLVLKKHFPNAEISSIDFSEKALEVAKRNAEFHQLEVNFIHADYLNFNLNENYDIIISNPPYIGIEEEIEIEDSVKGFEPTMALFSPTSDDLIFYRKIAEDSIKYLNKNGLLFLEINQKLGEETLELYQNILSNTELIKDLSGNDRFIFAIK is encoded by the coding sequence ATGACAATTTCAGAATTAAAAAAATACTTTAAAACGGAACTTTCAGAATTGTATACAGATTCTGAAACAGACTTTCTATATTCAGTTTTTGTTGAAAAAAATTTAGGTTTAAATCAAATTCAACAAAGGATGATGTCTGATCAGAAATTATCAGATGTCAACGAAAATCAGTTTCAAAATATTCTTTCTGAATTAAAAACTAGAAAACCTTATCAGCATATTCTAGGTGAAACTGAATTTTACGGAATGGCTTTTTTTGTGAATGAAAATGTACTGGTTCCTCGTCCGGAAACGGAAGAATTGTTGGAAATGGCAATTCAGAAAATTCAAAGTTCAGATTTTGATGTTCAGGGTTTAAAAATTTTAGACATTGGAACCGGAAGCGGTATTATTCCTTTGGTTTTAAAGAAACATTTTCCAAATGCTGAGATTTCGTCAATTGATTTTTCGGAAAAGGCTTTGGAAGTTGCGAAAAGAAATGCAGAATTTCATCAGCTCGAAGTTAATTTTATTCATGCAGATTATTTGAATTTTAATTTGAATGAAAATTATGATATAATTATTTCAAATCCACCATATATTGGGATTGAGGAAGAAATAGAAATTGAAGATTCTGTAAAGGGTTTTGAACCTACAATGGCTCTTTTTTCGCCAACATCAGACGATTTGATTTTTTACAGAAAGATTGCAGAAGATTCAATAAAATATTTAAATAAAAACGGATTATTGTTCTTGGAAATCAATCAGAAATTAGGTGAGGAAACTTTAGAATTATATCAAAATATTCTCTCAAATACCGAATTGATTAAAGATTTAAGCGGAAATGATCGTTTTATTTTCGCCATAAAATAA
- a CDS encoding NAD-dependent epimerase/dehydratase family protein: MKKVFVTGATGFLGAHVVIKLLKNGYFVFALVRKKSSYSGEENENLKLIEGDLFSDVSSYLEKVQFVIHIAAETSQNLISYQHYKQINYDATINLFSQVVEKKVEKFLFVSTANTLGFGSLESLGDENSIQKYPFSQSFYAKSKLEAENSLLQNNKTTDVIIINPTFMLGSLDYKPSSGKIIFWVWKKKLIFYPKGGKNFVHVEDVAKGIVNAINKGKNGEKYLLANENLKYRAFFEKVCTAANQKSVVLPIPDFVLFALGLLGDFMRFFKIKTNLSSSNMKALRIDNYYTNQKSVKDLDMTYLPTKRAISDAITFFETRK, translated from the coding sequence ATGAAAAAAGTTTTTGTGACCGGTGCTACCGGCTTTTTAGGAGCTCATGTTGTCATTAAATTATTGAAAAATGGTTATTTTGTTTTTGCTTTGGTGCGTAAGAAAAGCAGTTATTCTGGTGAAGAAAATGAAAACTTAAAATTGATAGAAGGAGATTTGTTTTCTGATGTCTCATCTTATCTCGAAAAGGTACAATTTGTGATCCATATTGCGGCTGAAACAAGTCAAAACTTGATTTCTTATCAACATTACAAGCAGATAAATTATGATGCAACGATAAATTTATTTTCTCAGGTGGTTGAAAAAAAGGTTGAAAAATTTTTATTTGTAAGCACTGCAAATACTTTAGGATTTGGTAGTTTAGAATCTTTGGGAGATGAAAATTCTATTCAAAAATATCCTTTTAGCCAGTCTTTTTATGCTAAAAGTAAATTAGAAGCAGAAAATAGCCTGTTACAAAATAATAAAACTACAGATGTGATTATTATAAATCCCACTTTTATGCTGGGTTCTTTAGATTATAAACCAAGTTCAGGGAAAATAATATTTTGGGTTTGGAAGAAAAAACTAATTTTCTATCCCAAAGGCGGAAAGAATTTTGTGCACGTAGAAGATGTAGCAAAAGGAATCGTGAATGCCATAAATAAAGGAAAAAATGGCGAAAAATATCTTCTTGCCAATGAAAATTTAAAATACAGAGCATTTTTTGAAAAAGTATGCACAGCGGCCAATCAAAAATCTGTTGTATTACCAATTCCTGATTTTGTATTATTTGCTCTTGGATTATTGGGCGATTTTATGAGATTTTTTAAAATTAAAACCAATTTAAGCTCATCTAATATGAAGGCGCTCAGGATTGATAATTACTACACAAATCAAAAATCAGTTAAAGATTTGGATATGACTTATTTGCCAACAAAAAGAGCAATTTCAGATGCTATTACATTTTTTGAAACAAGAAAATAA
- a CDS encoding SDR family NAD(P)-dependent oxidoreductase, which translates to MKTKESYAVVTGASQGLGKAFVENLAKKHINIILISLPGQNLKELSHKIAETYQVKTHYYEVDLSINDNVIKLTDWINESFEIHILINNAGLGGTKKFTEASSQYINTILQVNVMATSLITHQLLPNLLKQPQSYILNVSSMAAFSPIGFKTVYPASKTFIHSFTRGLYEELKHTNVFVSVVNPGAMKTNADVCNRIEKQGFLGRLTLLDPNKVAFYCINQLFKKDSVIMVNPYSWLILKILPIWIRLPLMTNAIRKEIEA; encoded by the coding sequence ATGAAAACGAAAGAATCATACGCAGTTGTTACCGGTGCAAGTCAAGGATTAGGTAAAGCATTTGTTGAAAATCTGGCTAAAAAGCATATCAATATTATTCTGATAAGCCTTCCCGGTCAGAATCTGAAAGAATTGAGTCATAAGATTGCAGAAACTTACCAAGTGAAAACACATTATTATGAAGTTGATCTTTCTATAAATGATAATGTCATCAAACTGACAGACTGGATAAACGAATCTTTCGAAATTCATATTTTAATCAATAATGCAGGATTAGGCGGAACCAAAAAATTCACGGAAGCCAGTTCTCAATATATCAATACTATTTTGCAGGTAAATGTAATGGCGACATCGCTAATTACACATCAACTACTTCCCAATTTATTAAAACAGCCCCAATCTTACATTTTGAATGTTTCGAGCATGGCTGCCTTTTCACCTATCGGTTTCAAGACGGTTTATCCGGCTTCCAAAACCTTTATTCATTCCTTTACAAGAGGTTTGTATGAGGAGTTGAAGCATACTAATGTTTTTGTAAGTGTGGTGAATCCCGGCGCCATGAAAACGAATGCAGATGTCTGTAACAGAATTGAAAAACAAGGCTTTTTAGGAAGATTAACGCTTCTTGATCCAAATAAAGTCGCTTTTTACTGCATTAATCAGTTGTTTAAAAAAGATTCGGTTATCATGGTTAATCCTTACAGTTGGTTAATTTTAAAAATTTTACCCATCTGGATCAGGCTTCCTTTGATGACCAATGCAATCAGAAAAGAAATAGAAGCATGA